A genomic window from Aureibacillus halotolerans includes:
- a CDS encoding glycoside hydrolase family 65, with protein sequence MERQRIVMKHSPVITTLEPLSPLSLGNGEFGFSVDITGLQTFPDLYDTPLGTQSNWGWHWTNGRELFSEDEAPLQPFDSHGRSVGYPMKPEDKEEAYHWLRQNPHRLQLGRLAFRLLNDDGSEASFEDISSFTQKQNLWNGSIESYFEVDGIGVQVKTAVHPEQDRIGVHVTSSLLQQGRLQVFLRFPAPDMTHRSWDKAVALDWDNDERHRTTCQTLSTQSALLERHMDDDHYTVRLDWSTGELQQTKTHEWTLVSNEKELTLTATFAEKPPEPCHAEDVFADSETYWNTFWKDGAFVSFEGSADPRAHELERRVVLSQYLTAIHSSGSVPPQETGYMYNSWFGKSHLEMHWWHAIHFPLWGRAEKLRNSMDWYNKILPEARKLAGSQGYLGVRWPKMVGPDGKQTPSQVAPGLIWQQPHPLAMVELLYKQDSTEATLHEYKELVFESANFMADFAEWKKERGAYVLGPPLIPAQECHRMEDSINPPYELEYWAYGLRIAVQWAERLGEEPNPLWEEVASKLAPLPHQDGVYLAHEQCPTSFTEKNHDHPSMVGALGLLPGTMVDAETMRRTLIKVRDEWQWETAWGWDFPMCAMTAARLGEKQLAVDFLLMEATKNTYLPNGHNYQRPGLYAYLPGNGGLLTAVAMMSVGWEHGPGNCPGFPSEQWNVESEGLKPWL encoded by the coding sequence ATGGAAAGACAACGCATCGTCATGAAGCATTCCCCTGTCATTACAACCTTGGAACCACTCTCACCACTAAGCCTAGGGAATGGCGAATTTGGATTTAGTGTAGATATTACAGGGCTGCAAACGTTCCCTGACTTGTACGACACCCCGCTTGGGACACAATCAAATTGGGGCTGGCATTGGACCAATGGGCGGGAGCTATTTTCCGAAGACGAAGCCCCTCTTCAGCCATTTGACTCTCATGGGCGATCGGTTGGATACCCTATGAAACCAGAGGACAAAGAAGAGGCCTACCACTGGCTGCGACAAAATCCACATCGTCTTCAGTTGGGCAGACTTGCCTTTCGCCTGTTGAATGATGACGGGAGTGAGGCGTCGTTTGAAGACATCTCGTCGTTTACACAAAAGCAAAACCTATGGAATGGGAGTATAGAGAGCTATTTTGAAGTGGATGGCATTGGTGTGCAGGTAAAGACGGCTGTTCATCCCGAGCAAGATCGTATTGGTGTCCACGTCACTTCATCTCTCTTGCAGCAAGGGCGTCTCCAAGTGTTTCTGCGTTTTCCTGCCCCTGATATGACTCATAGGAGCTGGGACAAAGCTGTTGCGCTTGATTGGGACAACGATGAGAGACATCGCACCACGTGTCAGACCCTTTCTACGCAATCTGCTCTCTTGGAGCGGCACATGGACGACGATCATTACACGGTTCGTTTGGATTGGTCGACGGGAGAGCTTCAGCAAACAAAAACGCATGAATGGACGCTCGTTTCTAACGAAAAGGAGCTCACGTTGACGGCCACATTTGCTGAAAAACCTCCTGAGCCATGTCACGCAGAAGACGTATTTGCAGACAGTGAAACCTATTGGAACACCTTTTGGAAAGACGGCGCGTTTGTCAGCTTTGAAGGAAGCGCAGACCCACGCGCACATGAGCTAGAGCGTCGCGTTGTCCTTTCGCAATATTTAACGGCGATTCATAGCAGTGGTTCCGTGCCTCCGCAGGAAACGGGTTATATGTACAACAGCTGGTTCGGCAAAAGCCATCTCGAAATGCATTGGTGGCATGCCATTCATTTCCCACTCTGGGGACGAGCAGAGAAGCTACGTAACAGCATGGATTGGTACAACAAAATTTTACCCGAGGCACGAAAGCTGGCAGGATCACAGGGGTATTTAGGCGTGCGCTGGCCTAAAATGGTCGGTCCAGATGGAAAACAAACGCCGTCTCAAGTCGCGCCAGGATTGATTTGGCAACAGCCGCATCCACTCGCGATGGTGGAGCTCCTCTACAAGCAGGACTCGACTGAAGCCACCTTGCATGAATACAAAGAGCTAGTGTTTGAATCTGCTAATTTTATGGCTGATTTTGCGGAATGGAAAAAGGAACGAGGCGCCTATGTGTTGGGTCCGCCGTTAATTCCTGCCCAAGAATGCCATCGCATGGAGGACAGCATTAACCCGCCTTATGAGCTGGAGTACTGGGCGTATGGGCTGCGAATCGCGGTTCAATGGGCGGAGCGGTTAGGAGAAGAACCAAACCCTTTGTGGGAAGAAGTCGCGTCGAAGCTTGCTCCTTTGCCGCATCAAGACGGGGTTTATCTTGCTCATGAGCAATGCCCCACATCTTTCACTGAAAAAAACCATGACCATCCGTCCATGGTTGGGGCCCTTGGTCTCTTGCCAGGCACGATGGTGGATGCGGAAACGATGCGACGAACGCTCATTAAGGTTCGAGACGAATGGCAATGGGAGACGGCATGGGGCTGGGATTTCCCGATGTGTGCGATGACAGCAGCGCGCCTTGGCGAAAAACAGCTTGCTGTTGATTTTCTCCTGATGGAAGCGACGAAAAACACGTACCTGCCTAACGGTCACAATTACCAACGCCCTGGTCTTTATGCGTATTTACCAGGCAATGGCGGCCTTCTGACGGCTGTTGCGATGATGTCAGTCGGTTGGGAGCATGGACCGGGGAATTGCCCAGGGTTTCCAAGTGAACAGTGGAACGTAGAGTCGGAAGGGCTGAAACCGTGGCTGTAA
- a CDS encoding AraC family transcriptional regulator — MLRYGRRWIKDLLLNTQTRLVIFLSLSVFLLIIAVGFTSYSTSKDVLQDALNEPQQQMLKISMDYIDEYIEESDQVATKLALNSYIYQFLSEREQVSYDNIREIYEMLSTLIRNTSYIESIYVYDTKKESFVSMPQGYSSNPITFPDADWTGVADEFGDRMMLVKKRQVQNGLTSRLTLFRKVLLQGELRGIIAINIKQEELFSKLTLANNESTNSVRFILDGNQTMLYITPNPTLNDETLTQAIAQVKQGEFKDVQAQDSVFLAKQMTSDVTDWHYVSLVSQESILAKSTRIRNVVFSVSVLALLLGGGAIVYIHSVELRPIKRMKQMFHVKNKEVLRRDLLHLETLTMDLMSDHTQLSRVIQQVRSEASVKFLHDVYEGTIAREHELFQKWETYFPEWTEDSFVLAMLSIDNYSEWCERFPETYHSSLKFALANIVKEVLSSNGRVECADFGRDQMAVMFQNNSSTPVQQLLLPALTTIQELLGYSVSAGVGLEKQQIQLLRDGWLEANEALGKRLLYGYGGLYLYDKQAIAGDLPEDIDIESFMDVVESGEEGRALESLHQMIESFRMLPVSSVHLLPFLEQLVDALSQLQNNLSEQGARPSLKTMSLEDIEQLLKQIIHQIAEAQEKASQTKQYALCCQMVDYMEAHLGDPIGIPEVVQSVGISVSLGSQLFKKEMGDTIYGHLTQLRMKQAEEQLRLTEAKISEIASSVGYQHENSFIRVFRKYKQMTPGKYREMLRRNERLHSHNERISKEAAQWKDNASS, encoded by the coding sequence TGGATTACATTGATGAGTACATTGAAGAATCGGATCAAGTGGCGACGAAGCTTGCTTTAAACAGTTACATTTATCAATTCTTATCGGAACGCGAGCAAGTCTCTTATGACAATATTAGGGAAATATATGAAATGCTGTCGACGTTAATTCGCAATACCTCCTATATAGAGAGTATCTATGTTTATGACACAAAAAAAGAAAGCTTTGTTTCGATGCCACAAGGGTATAGCTCCAATCCGATCACATTTCCCGATGCCGATTGGACGGGCGTAGCAGATGAATTTGGGGACCGAATGATGCTTGTGAAAAAGCGTCAAGTGCAAAATGGATTGACGTCAAGGTTGACTCTTTTTCGCAAAGTTTTGCTGCAAGGTGAACTTCGAGGGATCATCGCCATTAACATCAAGCAAGAAGAATTGTTTAGCAAGCTTACTTTGGCAAACAATGAATCAACGAATAGCGTTCGTTTCATCCTGGATGGCAATCAAACGATGCTTTATATTACGCCGAACCCAACATTAAATGACGAAACGCTCACCCAGGCTATAGCTCAAGTAAAGCAAGGCGAATTTAAAGATGTACAAGCGCAGGACAGTGTTTTTCTAGCAAAGCAGATGACATCTGACGTCACCGACTGGCATTATGTGTCTCTCGTTTCACAAGAAAGTATATTGGCTAAATCAACGCGTATTCGAAATGTCGTTTTTTCAGTATCTGTCCTTGCACTACTGCTTGGTGGAGGAGCGATTGTGTACATTCATTCCGTGGAGCTACGTCCTATTAAGAGGATGAAGCAGATGTTTCACGTGAAAAACAAGGAAGTTCTTCGCCGCGATCTGTTGCATCTTGAAACCTTGACGATGGATCTCATGAGTGATCATACGCAGCTGTCGCGTGTTATTCAACAGGTGAGGAGCGAGGCATCGGTAAAGTTTTTGCATGACGTTTATGAAGGGACGATTGCTCGCGAGCATGAGTTGTTTCAAAAATGGGAGACGTATTTTCCGGAATGGACCGAGGACTCCTTTGTGCTGGCGATGCTGTCGATCGATAATTACTCAGAATGGTGTGAGCGGTTTCCAGAAACGTATCATTCGTCTTTAAAATTTGCCCTCGCTAACATTGTGAAGGAAGTTCTCAGCTCTAATGGACGCGTGGAATGTGCTGATTTTGGTCGCGATCAGATGGCGGTGATGTTTCAGAACAATTCATCAACGCCAGTTCAGCAATTGTTATTGCCTGCGTTGACGACTATACAGGAGTTGCTCGGTTATAGTGTGTCTGCGGGGGTAGGGCTTGAAAAACAACAGATTCAGCTTCTTCGTGATGGCTGGCTTGAAGCGAACGAGGCATTGGGCAAGCGTCTTTTGTATGGCTATGGAGGTTTGTATTTGTACGATAAACAAGCCATCGCTGGTGATCTTCCAGAGGATATAGACATTGAGTCGTTTATGGATGTGGTGGAATCAGGTGAGGAAGGACGCGCCCTTGAAAGTCTTCATCAGATGATTGAAAGCTTTCGAATGCTGCCCGTTTCATCGGTCCATCTGCTGCCTTTTTTAGAGCAACTGGTCGATGCGCTCTCTCAGTTGCAAAACAACCTTAGTGAGCAAGGTGCACGCCCATCGTTAAAAACGATGTCTTTAGAGGATATTGAGCAATTACTTAAACAAATAATTCACCAAATTGCGGAGGCGCAGGAAAAGGCCTCGCAAACGAAACAATATGCACTTTGCTGTCAGATGGTCGACTATATGGAGGCGCATCTTGGGGACCCCATTGGCATTCCAGAGGTTGTTCAATCGGTTGGCATTAGTGTCAGCCTTGGCAGTCAGCTGTTCAAAAAAGAAATGGGCGACACGATCTATGGTCATTTAACGCAGCTACGAATGAAACAGGCAGAGGAACAGCTACGGTTAACCGAAGCGAAGATTTCCGAAATTGCTAGCAGTGTAGGGTACCAGCACGAAAACAGCTTTATTCGAGTATTCCGGAAGTATAAGCAAATGACGCCAGGAAAATACAGAGAAATGCTACGACGCAATGAGCGTCTGCATTCACATAATGAACGCATCTCAAAGGAGGCGGCACAATGGAAAGACAACGCATCGTCATGA